In Chlamydiales bacterium, a genomic segment contains:
- a CDS encoding elongation factor P, with protein MATSNHITPGMTISLNNKLYRVESSVKVTVAKGTPFIKTKLRDLTSDEVIEKNFKLNQAVKDVSLVEKKLEFLYLEGKDYLFLDIGNLEHVLVPSEVIGDNRQYLKEGVELKATFYGDTVFAVELPQFLELMVARTEGKEHVSHVSGNQVKPAILETGARIDVPLFIESGDIIKVDTKDGEYIQRV; from the coding sequence ATGGCCACAAGTAATCATATCACTCCAGGCATGACGATCTCTCTAAATAACAAGTTGTATCGAGTAGAATCGAGCGTTAAGGTAACTGTTGCTAAGGGAACGCCTTTTATTAAGACAAAACTTCGAGACCTCACTAGCGACGAGGTTATTGAAAAGAATTTTAAGTTAAACCAAGCTGTAAAAGATGTTTCTCTCGTAGAAAAGAAGTTGGAGTTTCTTTATCTAGAAGGTAAAGATTATCTTTTCTTAGATATTGGTAATTTAGAGCATGTACTTGTTCCTTCCGAAGTGATAGGGGATAATCGTCAATACCTCAAAGAGGGTGTCGAGCTTAAAGCTACATTTTATGGAGATACAGTTTTTGCAGTAGAACTGCCTCAGTTCCTAGAACTTATGGTTGCAAGAACGGAAGGAAAAGAACATGTGTCTCATGTGAGTGGTAATCAAGTTAAGCCTGCAATTCTTGAAACAGGAGCTCGCATTGATGTGCCGCTTTTTATTGAGTCGGGCGATATTATAAAAGTGGATACTAAGGACGGGGAATATATTCAGCGCGTATAA